The Corallococcus silvisoli genome contains a region encoding:
- a CDS encoding glycosyltransferase family 4 protein produces the protein MAVHQLIPSFGPGDASGQAALHLQLLLRRMGHAGDIYAEEVGGGLEGLARHVFTLRPKPDDLVLYHHGIASPLSGRLMHLECKKGVVFHNISPARFYRGTPLEHALVAGRAQVAAMAPFLDVSIGDSDFNCAELRVAGHRNVHTVQLFIEPERFAASGADPKKLAELSGPGPTLVSVSRVMPHKRFEDLLALHRELLRIRPQARLLLVGGYEPGSRYFKLLQREMKDLRGVHFLGRLSHPELVAVYRSASVFVSMSEHEGFSVPIIEAMASQVPVLAYAAAAVPETMGGAGIGFDQKRYAFLAELAVDLTEDRELRRSVLEGQARRLQHFSPTAAQVSLARALQGVVAPPPRPRKAPAKRPRVALVVQRYGEVTGGAESHAAQVAEHLAPHWDVTVLTTCAKNHLTWENAFPPGEDRVGRTKVLRFPVTRTRNIHAFNGLSRQVFDRANERLREEQWVAEQGPLSPGLIEHLAATQDAYDGYLFFTYLYAPTVWGLPLVADRAMLVPTAHDEPPIRFGVYGDVFNRPRVLMCNTPEEITMLERFHPEHARARVVGVGVEALPAVPDRFRAKYGVHGRYLLYVGRLEPGKGVPDLLTFHRKLRAGYQDAPELVLAGEAHMDVSGEGVRHVGRISEQDKHDALAGALAVVVPSKFESLSLLTLEAFAQGTPVLVNGHSDVLVGQVERSGAGRVYRGLASFIEGLREVGEARDAMGQRARIYAQRHTWPQVVAAYREEMARIVEETHR, from the coding sequence ATGGCGGTCCACCAGTTGATCCCGAGCTTCGGCCCCGGTGATGCCTCCGGTCAGGCCGCGCTGCACCTGCAACTCCTGCTGCGCCGCATGGGGCACGCGGGGGACATCTACGCCGAGGAGGTCGGCGGAGGACTGGAGGGCCTTGCCCGCCACGTCTTCACGCTGCGTCCCAAGCCAGACGACCTGGTCCTGTACCACCACGGCATCGCGTCCCCGCTGAGCGGGCGGCTGATGCACCTGGAGTGCAAGAAGGGCGTGGTGTTCCACAACATCAGCCCCGCGCGCTTCTACCGGGGCACGCCGCTGGAGCACGCGCTGGTAGCGGGCCGCGCGCAGGTCGCGGCGATGGCGCCCTTCCTGGACGTGTCCATCGGGGACTCGGACTTCAACTGCGCGGAGCTGCGCGTCGCGGGCCACCGCAACGTGCACACCGTGCAGCTCTTCATCGAACCGGAGCGCTTCGCCGCGTCGGGCGCGGATCCGAAGAAGCTCGCGGAGCTGTCCGGGCCCGGCCCCACCCTGGTGTCGGTGAGCCGGGTGATGCCGCACAAGCGCTTCGAGGATCTGCTCGCGCTGCACCGGGAGCTCCTGCGGATCCGCCCCCAGGCGCGGCTGCTGCTCGTGGGCGGCTACGAGCCGGGCAGCCGCTACTTCAAGCTGCTCCAGCGCGAGATGAAGGACCTGCGCGGGGTGCACTTCCTGGGGCGCCTGTCGCACCCGGAGCTGGTGGCCGTGTACCGCTCCGCGTCCGTGTTCGTCTCCATGAGCGAACACGAGGGCTTCAGCGTCCCCATCATCGAGGCCATGGCGTCGCAGGTGCCGGTGCTCGCGTACGCGGCGGCGGCGGTGCCGGAGACGATGGGCGGCGCGGGCATCGGGTTCGACCAGAAGCGCTACGCGTTCCTCGCGGAGCTGGCGGTGGACCTGACCGAGGACCGGGAGCTGCGCCGCTCCGTGCTCGAAGGACAGGCGCGACGGCTCCAGCACTTCTCCCCCACCGCCGCGCAGGTGTCGCTGGCGCGCGCGCTCCAGGGCGTGGTGGCCCCGCCGCCCCGTCCTCGCAAGGCCCCGGCGAAGCGGCCGCGCGTGGCGCTGGTGGTGCAGCGCTACGGAGAGGTGACGGGCGGTGCGGAGAGCCACGCCGCGCAGGTGGCCGAACACCTGGCGCCCCACTGGGACGTCACGGTGCTGACGACCTGCGCGAAGAACCACCTGACGTGGGAGAACGCCTTCCCTCCCGGCGAGGACCGGGTGGGCCGGACGAAGGTGCTGCGCTTCCCGGTGACGCGCACGCGCAACATCCACGCCTTCAACGGCCTGTCACGGCAGGTGTTCGACCGGGCCAACGAACGGCTGCGCGAGGAGCAGTGGGTGGCCGAGCAGGGGCCGCTGAGCCCCGGGCTCATCGAGCACCTGGCCGCCACGCAGGACGCATACGACGGGTATCTCTTCTTCACGTATCTCTACGCGCCCACGGTGTGGGGGCTGCCGCTGGTGGCGGACCGCGCGATGCTGGTGCCCACCGCGCATGACGAGCCGCCCATCCGCTTCGGCGTCTACGGGGACGTGTTCAACCGCCCCCGCGTGTTGATGTGCAACACGCCGGAGGAGATCACCATGCTGGAGCGCTTCCACCCGGAGCACGCGCGGGCGCGGGTGGTGGGCGTGGGCGTGGAGGCGCTGCCAGCGGTGCCGGACCGCTTCCGGGCGAAGTACGGCGTGCACGGCCGCTACCTGCTCTACGTGGGCCGGCTGGAGCCGGGCAAGGGCGTGCCGGACCTGCTGACGTTCCACCGCAAGCTGCGCGCGGGCTACCAGGATGCTCCGGAGCTGGTGCTCGCGGGCGAAGCACACATGGACGTGAGCGGCGAGGGCGTGCGGCACGTGGGGCGCATCTCCGAACAGGACAAGCACGACGCGCTGGCCGGAGCGCTGGCGGTGGTGGTGCCGTCGAAGTTCGAGAGCCTGTCGCTCCTGACGCTGGAGGCGTTCGCGCAGGGGACGCCGGTGTTGGTGAACGGGCACTCGGACGTACTGGTGGGACAGGTGGAGCGCAGCGGCGCGGGCCGGGTGTACCGGGGGCTGGCGTCGTTCATCGAAGGGCTGCGCGAGGTGGGCGAGGCCCGGGACGCGATGGGCCAGCGGGCCCGCATCTACGCGCAGCGGCACACGTGGCCCCAGGTGGTCGCGGCGTACCGGGAAGAAATGGCGCGCATCGTCGAGGAGACACACCGATGA
- a CDS encoding class I SAM-dependent methyltransferase — MMDNAARRAAEPHLTPVPDACYLCKGGRLRLRHRARGGAQPEGAAAYNCTSFGHRSHPPIWGCEDCGMMFQWPIQAPDALLQAYQDVEDPLYVAEKDNRYHTFRRVLRELGPAQGRTLLDVGAYCGYFLDVAREAGFRPEGLELSRWAAGNARSLGFTVHGVPLKELAARGLQYDVVTLWDVVEHFADPREELKAALKLVRPGGRIYLSTIDAGSLLARVLGGQWPWLMDMHLFYFGRRTLAMLLEEVGFHVSDVRTYTHIISADYLLRKVGASFTPAAPVLELMRRGVPSNWSIPFNLGDNMLMAAERPL; from the coding sequence ATGATGGACAACGCAGCCCGGCGCGCCGCCGAACCCCACCTCACCCCCGTGCCGGACGCCTGCTATCTGTGCAAGGGAGGGCGCCTGCGGCTGCGGCACCGGGCGCGGGGCGGCGCCCAACCCGAGGGGGCGGCGGCCTACAACTGCACGTCCTTTGGCCACCGGAGCCACCCGCCCATCTGGGGCTGCGAGGACTGCGGGATGATGTTCCAGTGGCCCATCCAGGCCCCGGACGCGCTGCTCCAAGCGTACCAGGACGTGGAGGATCCGCTCTACGTCGCGGAGAAGGACAACCGCTACCACACCTTCCGCCGCGTGCTGCGCGAGCTGGGGCCCGCCCAGGGGCGCACGCTGCTGGATGTGGGCGCCTACTGTGGCTACTTCCTGGATGTGGCGCGCGAGGCGGGCTTCCGCCCGGAGGGGCTGGAGCTGTCGCGCTGGGCGGCCGGCAACGCGCGGAGCCTGGGCTTCACCGTGCATGGGGTGCCCCTGAAGGAGCTGGCGGCGAGGGGGCTCCAGTACGACGTGGTGACGCTGTGGGACGTGGTGGAGCACTTCGCGGATCCGCGCGAGGAGCTGAAGGCGGCGCTGAAGCTGGTGCGCCCCGGTGGCCGCATCTACCTGTCCACCATCGACGCGGGCAGCCTGCTGGCGCGCGTGCTGGGCGGGCAGTGGCCGTGGCTGATGGACATGCACCTGTTCTATTTCGGCCGCCGCACCCTGGCGATGCTGCTGGAGGAGGTGGGCTTCCACGTCTCGGACGTCCGGACGTACACGCACATCATCTCCGCGGACTACCTGCTGCGGAAGGTGGGCGCGAGCTTCACGCCCGCGGCGCCGGTGCTGGAGTTGATGCGGCGGGGCGTGCCGTCCAACTGGTCCATCCCGTTCAACCTGGGCGACAACATGCTGATGGCCGCCGAACGGCCCCTCTGA